One Dreissena polymorpha isolate Duluth1 chromosome 9, UMN_Dpol_1.0, whole genome shotgun sequence genomic window carries:
- the LOC127845931 gene encoding ATP-dependent DNA helicase RecQ-like yields the protein MNDQVRQLTSMGISAVICGPDISAEEKKGLEDGMYTIIFFSPEILDNIDRGYEFRPAFNRIVELRSFFTNVPVLLLSATCTKTVRLALIQKLQLQPDIQVELEVPDSGITQMARLALDIAAHLKDAADGAKVFKLYHSGMCNSDLKSILEEFTQPDSCTRFLISTIAFGIGINIPDIRFIIHWGAPKTLEDYWQEVGRAGRDGKAAQAKMYATKVSLLNCSEEMKTLVKSE from the exons ATGAATGACCAGGTTCGCCAGTTGACTAGCATGGGAATAAGTGCTGTTATCTGTGGTCCTGATATCAGTGCAGAAGAAAAGAAAG GGTTGGAGGATGGGATGTACACCATCATTTTCTTCTCCCCTGAGATTCTGGATAACATCGATAG GGGTTATGAGTTCAGACCAGCATTCAACAGAATTGTTGAGCTGAGAAGTTTTTTCACCAATGTGCCAGTGCTACTTCTATCTGCAACATGCACCAAGACAGTGCGGCTAGCTTTGATCCAGAAGCTGCAACTCCAACCAGATATTCAAGTTGAATTGGAGGTTCCAGACAG TGGAATCACTCAGATGGCAAGACTTGCCTTGGACATTGCCGCACACCTTAAGGATGCAGCTGATGGCGCCAAGGTGTTTAAACTGTACCATTCTGgaatgtgtaacagtgaccttaagTCAATCTTGGAAGAGTTCACCCAACCAGATTCTTGCACAAGATTTCTAATATCTACAATTGCATTTGGAATTGGCATAAACATTCCAGATATAAGATTTATTATACACTGGGGGGCACCAAAAACATTAGAAGATTATTGGCAGGAGGTCGGAAGGGCCGGTCGTGATGGAAAGGCAGCACAGGCCAAAATGTATGCTACCAAAGTATCCCTGCTGAACTGTTCAGAGGAAATGAAGACACTTGTCAAGAGTGAGTAA